A stretch of Myxococcus hansupus DNA encodes these proteins:
- a CDS encoding EamA family transporter, translated as MGASSARPLTSTPTQSLGPVYAALILQVLISAGTYLAGKRAMSELPPLTVVLWRFVLSGSVFMLLLCFLPGPKLPPRNEWGRVLLLGLLAGPVNQVFFFYGLSQSTAAHAALLYALTPLGVYLLSLARGHERASLRAMGGIVTAFSGVVVLLLGRGLADASGSLLGDLLILGAVMSWVVYTTEGKPFVAIHGPFRATAWSMSASTFMMLMMAPFFAKPQAVLAASSMARYSIVYLGLLTSVVAYLLWYYALSKVPASKVAVFSNLQPAATALAAWAILDEALHWEIAVGGALVLLGVRLTQAAHVRPPPVAPVPAARIG; from the coding sequence ATGGGCGCTTCTTCAGCTCGACCCCTGACGTCCACTCCCACGCAGTCCTTGGGCCCGGTCTACGCCGCGCTCATCCTCCAGGTTCTCATCAGCGCGGGAACCTATCTGGCCGGCAAGCGGGCGATGTCGGAGCTGCCACCGCTCACCGTGGTGTTGTGGCGCTTCGTGCTGAGCGGCTCGGTGTTCATGCTGCTCCTGTGCTTCCTGCCAGGGCCGAAGCTCCCACCGCGCAACGAGTGGGGACGGGTCCTGCTGCTGGGCCTGCTCGCGGGGCCGGTGAACCAGGTGTTCTTCTTCTACGGCCTGTCGCAGTCCACGGCGGCGCACGCGGCGCTGCTCTACGCGCTGACGCCGCTGGGCGTGTATTTGCTGAGTCTGGCGCGCGGCCACGAGCGCGCTTCGCTGCGCGCCATGGGCGGCATCGTCACGGCGTTCTCGGGCGTGGTGGTGCTGCTGCTGGGGCGGGGCCTGGCGGACGCGAGCGGCTCGCTGCTGGGTGACCTGCTCATCCTGGGCGCGGTGATGTCGTGGGTGGTGTACACGACAGAGGGCAAGCCGTTCGTCGCCATCCACGGGCCGTTTCGGGCCACGGCGTGGAGCATGAGCGCTTCCACGTTCATGATGCTGATGATGGCGCCGTTCTTCGCGAAGCCCCAGGCGGTGCTCGCGGCGAGCTCCATGGCCCGGTACTCCATCGTCTACCTGGGCCTGCTGACCTCGGTGGTGGCGTACCTGCTCTGGTACTACGCGCTGTCGAAGGTGCCCGCGTCGAAGGTGGCGGTGTTCTCCAACCTCCAACCCGCGGCGACCGCGCTGGCCGCGTGGGCCATCCTGGATGAGGCGCTGCATTGGGAGATTGCGGTGGGCGGTGCGCTCGTGCTCCTGGGCGTGCGGTTGACGCAGGCCGCGCACGTCCGGCCGCCTCCCGTGGCGCCCGTGCCCGCGGCGCGCATCGGGTAG
- a CDS encoding YihY/virulence factor BrkB family protein — MRRPRLKHLTWREFTRRFVKEFEEDSVTDIAAQLSYYLLFSLFPFLFFLVTLVAYLPIAPGAVDAMMDRIRPLVPGDALQLITGHLQSLVNQPQPRLLTVGLVITLWSASRGVNALRTALNLAYDVSESRPLWKTQGLAMLVTLMGSLLIPLSFAVFLLGGRLGLWLAGKLQLVDAYHLVWSWLRWPFTAGLVMLVLALCYYLLPDVKQRFKYITPGSVLGTGLWLGSTWGFTQYVEHFGKYNVTYGSIGGVVVLMLWLYISGLIFIVGGEVNAILEHASVEGKSKGARRFDEAAPREPPLKSVGAAKSAKGAQHSRLARFRWRRRVARGLEPEPTVEEQDPRSSTLH, encoded by the coding sequence ATGCGGCGGCCCAGACTCAAGCACCTCACCTGGCGCGAGTTCACCCGGCGCTTCGTGAAGGAGTTCGAGGAGGACAGCGTCACCGACATCGCGGCGCAGCTTTCGTACTACCTCCTGTTCTCGCTGTTCCCGTTCCTCTTCTTCCTCGTCACGCTGGTGGCGTACCTGCCCATCGCCCCCGGGGCGGTGGACGCGATGATGGACCGCATCCGTCCGCTCGTCCCCGGCGACGCGTTGCAGCTCATCACCGGCCACCTGCAGTCCCTGGTGAATCAGCCCCAGCCCCGGCTGCTGACCGTCGGTCTCGTCATCACGCTGTGGTCCGCGTCTCGCGGGGTGAACGCGCTGCGCACCGCGCTCAACCTGGCCTACGACGTCTCCGAATCCCGGCCCCTCTGGAAGACGCAGGGCCTGGCCATGCTGGTGACGTTGATGGGCTCGCTGCTCATCCCGCTGTCCTTCGCCGTGTTCCTGTTGGGCGGGCGGCTGGGGCTGTGGCTCGCGGGGAAGTTGCAGCTCGTGGACGCCTACCACCTGGTGTGGTCCTGGCTGCGCTGGCCCTTCACCGCGGGGCTGGTGATGCTGGTGCTGGCGCTCTGCTACTACCTGCTGCCCGACGTGAAGCAGCGCTTCAAGTACATCACCCCCGGCTCCGTGCTGGGCACGGGCCTGTGGCTGGGGAGTACCTGGGGCTTCACGCAGTACGTGGAGCACTTCGGCAAGTACAACGTCACCTACGGCTCCATTGGTGGCGTGGTGGTGCTGATGCTGTGGCTCTACATCTCCGGGCTCATCTTCATCGTTGGCGGCGAGGTCAACGCCATCCTCGAGCACGCCTCGGTGGAGGGGAAGTCGAAGGGGGCGCGCCGCTTCGACGAGGCCGCTCCGCGCGAGCCGCCGCTGAAGTCCGTGGGCGCGGCCAAGAGCGCGAAGGGCGCTCAGCATTCGAGGCTGGCGCGCTTCCGGTGGCGGCGCCGCGTGGCCCGGGGGTTGGAGCCCGAGCCCACCGTGGAGGAGCAGGACCCCCGCTCCTCCACGCTGCACTGA
- a CDS encoding ATP-grasp domain-containing protein, whose product MEERLWLLTAPTGKGIYDFAFDRFFACRRPYVLPESLEVVARVGVWTDYAERFKELAESGIRLVHTPEQHLMATELPHWYPKLEDLTPRSFWFDTRPDAETVARLLGWPVFVKGERQTSRHRKSLSIIEGPEQFRHAMETYAKDPILHWQRVVCRELRPLRRVEEGAPDRIPSSFEFRTFWWKGALVGWGPYWWQGTPYTLTPEEQHAALGLGREVARRLDVPFLVVDVAQEVSGRWIVIECNDGQESGYAGISPFALWQAILNLERGTAAAP is encoded by the coding sequence GTGGAAGAGCGGCTGTGGCTCCTGACCGCGCCCACGGGCAAGGGCATCTACGACTTCGCCTTCGACCGCTTCTTCGCGTGCCGCCGACCCTACGTGCTGCCCGAGTCATTGGAGGTGGTGGCGCGGGTGGGCGTCTGGACCGACTATGCCGAGCGCTTCAAGGAACTGGCCGAGTCCGGCATCCGCCTGGTCCACACCCCCGAGCAGCACCTGATGGCCACGGAGCTGCCGCACTGGTACCCGAAACTCGAGGACCTGACGCCGCGCAGCTTCTGGTTCGACACGCGGCCGGACGCGGAGACGGTGGCGCGTCTGCTGGGGTGGCCCGTGTTCGTGAAGGGCGAGCGGCAGACGAGCCGGCACCGCAAATCCCTCTCCATCATAGAAGGGCCGGAGCAGTTCCGCCACGCGATGGAGACCTACGCGAAGGACCCCATCCTGCACTGGCAGCGGGTGGTGTGCCGTGAGCTGCGGCCCTTGCGCCGGGTGGAAGAGGGCGCGCCGGACCGCATCCCCAGCTCCTTCGAGTTCCGCACGTTCTGGTGGAAGGGCGCGCTCGTCGGCTGGGGGCCGTACTGGTGGCAAGGCACGCCGTACACGCTCACGCCGGAGGAGCAGCATGCGGCGCTCGGTCTGGGGCGAGAGGTCGCGCGGCGGCTCGACGTGCCCTTCCTGGTGGTGGACGTGGCCCAGGAGGTGTCGGGCCGGTGGATCGTCATCGAGTGCAACGACGGCCAGGAGAGCGGCTACGCGGGCATCTCTCCCTTCGCGCTGTGGCAGGCCATCCTGAACCTCGAGCGCGGCACGGCCGCCGCGCCGTAG
- a CDS encoding 2OG-Fe(II) oxygenase has translation MRVTARASSARSVKGVAERVAGVDWTRVTTELDARGCATVEGLVTSEECEALAALYAEDAVFRSRVVMARHGFGKGEYKYFEYPLPGVVAALREALYPQLAPIANRWNTAMGIDVRYPVEHAAYLERCHAAGQVRPTPLLLRYGADDYNCLHQDLYGEHVFPLQVAVLLSEPGRDFTGGEFVLTEQRPRMQSRAEVVPLRQGDAVVFAVHHRPVQGPRGVYRVNLRHGVSRIRSGHRHTVGVIFHDAA, from the coding sequence ATGAGGGTGACCGCGCGCGCGTCGAGCGCGAGGTCCGTGAAGGGTGTCGCGGAGCGGGTGGCGGGCGTCGATTGGACGCGTGTCACGACGGAGCTCGATGCACGGGGCTGCGCGACGGTGGAGGGGCTGGTCACCTCCGAGGAGTGCGAGGCCCTGGCCGCGCTGTACGCGGAGGACGCGGTGTTCCGCAGCCGGGTGGTGATGGCGCGTCACGGCTTCGGAAAGGGCGAGTACAAGTACTTCGAATACCCGTTGCCGGGCGTGGTCGCCGCGCTGCGCGAGGCGCTGTATCCCCAGCTCGCGCCCATCGCGAACCGGTGGAACACGGCGATGGGCATCGACGTGCGGTATCCGGTGGAGCACGCGGCGTATCTCGAACGCTGTCACGCGGCGGGGCAGGTGAGGCCCACGCCGCTGCTGCTTCGGTACGGCGCGGACGATTACAACTGCCTGCACCAGGACCTCTACGGCGAGCACGTCTTCCCGCTCCAGGTGGCGGTGTTGTTGTCGGAGCCGGGCAGGGACTTCACGGGCGGCGAGTTCGTGCTCACCGAGCAGCGGCCCCGCATGCAGTCGCGCGCGGAGGTGGTTCCGCTGCGCCAGGGGGACGCGGTGGTGTTCGCGGTCCACCACCGTCCCGTTCAGGGGCCGCGGGGCGTGTACCGGGTGAACCTGCGTCACGGTGTCAGCCGGATTCGTTCAGGGCACCGTCACACGGTGGGCGTCATCTTCCATGATGCGGCGTGA
- a CDS encoding cob(I)yrinic acid a,c-diamide adenosyltransferase, whose protein sequence is MKIYTKSGDAGETGLFGGGRVAKDDVRVDAYGDVDELNSTLGLVRSFDGPTDVDALLHRLQDQLFTVGAAISTPEGTKASAHIPELKAEWAEDMERAIDGFEAELAPMTHFILPGGTRAASALHLARTVCRRAERRAVTLLREGKIPKAVVVYLNRLSDLLFVLARVVNHRAGVEDVKWIPEKPSK, encoded by the coding sequence ATGAAAATCTACACGAAGAGCGGGGACGCGGGAGAGACCGGACTGTTCGGTGGCGGCCGCGTCGCGAAGGACGACGTGCGTGTGGACGCCTACGGGGACGTCGACGAGCTGAACTCGACCCTCGGCCTGGTGCGGAGCTTCGATGGCCCCACGGACGTGGACGCGCTGCTGCACCGGTTGCAGGACCAGCTCTTCACGGTGGGCGCGGCGATCTCGACGCCCGAGGGCACCAAGGCCTCGGCGCACATCCCCGAATTGAAGGCCGAGTGGGCGGAGGACATGGAGCGCGCCATCGACGGGTTCGAGGCGGAGCTCGCGCCGATGACGCACTTCATCCTGCCCGGTGGCACGCGGGCCGCGAGCGCGCTGCACCTGGCGCGCACCGTCTGCCGCCGCGCGGAGCGCCGCGCGGTGACGCTGCTTCGCGAGGGGAAGATTCCGAAGGCGGTGGTCGTCTACCTCAACCGGCTCTCGGATCTGCTCTTCGTCCTCGCTCGCGTGGTCAACCACCGTGCGGGCGTGGAGGATGTGAAGTGGATTCCCGAGAAGCCTTCGAAGTAG
- a CDS encoding MTAP family purine nucleoside phosphorylase, with the protein MAVRVGIIGSPGLAQALGIPGKGESHIIETPFGPHAAPIVTTELGGIPVAFVARHGAGHVYNATRAPYRANLYALKVLGITHVLATGTVGSLREHIQPLQLVVPDQVIDRTYRRPCTFYDDVAVHVDLGTPFCGTLREVLAQARDPLGPPVHTESTYVCIEGPSLSTRAESLLYRTWGADLVGMTAMPEARLAREAELHYAMVALPTDYDSWQPCAPGHEHDELLALVSHNRKAVTASGAALIRRALPRIAEAHATCRCDTALALAIGTERSRIPDEVRGRLRPLLGRYLPPNVA; encoded by the coding sequence ATGGCTGTCAGGGTGGGCATCATCGGGAGCCCCGGGTTGGCCCAGGCACTGGGCATCCCCGGCAAGGGCGAATCCCACATCATCGAGACGCCCTTCGGCCCTCATGCGGCGCCCATCGTCACCACCGAACTCGGCGGCATTCCCGTCGCCTTCGTCGCCCGTCATGGCGCGGGCCACGTCTACAACGCCACCCGTGCCCCCTACCGCGCCAACCTGTACGCCCTGAAGGTCCTGGGCATCACCCACGTCCTGGCCACGGGCACCGTGGGGAGCCTGCGCGAGCACATCCAGCCCCTCCAGCTCGTCGTGCCGGATCAGGTCATCGACCGGACCTACCGCCGACCCTGCACCTTCTACGACGACGTCGCCGTCCACGTGGACCTGGGCACCCCCTTCTGTGGCACCCTGCGCGAGGTGCTCGCCCAGGCCAGGGACCCGCTGGGTCCGCCGGTCCACACGGAGTCCACCTACGTCTGCATCGAGGGCCCGTCGCTCAGCACGCGCGCGGAGAGCCTGCTGTACCGCACCTGGGGCGCGGACCTGGTGGGGATGACGGCCATGCCGGAGGCCCGGCTCGCGCGCGAGGCGGAGCTGCACTACGCGATGGTGGCGCTGCCCACGGACTATGACTCGTGGCAGCCCTGCGCGCCGGGTCACGAGCACGATGAGCTGCTGGCCCTGGTGTCCCACAACCGCAAGGCCGTCACCGCCAGCGGCGCTGCGCTCATCCGCCGCGCGTTGCCCCGCATCGCCGAAGCCCACGCCACCTGCCGCTGCGACACCGCGCTGGCCCTGGCCATTGGCACCGAGCGCAGCCGCATCCCCGACGAGGTGCGCGGCCGGCTTCGTCCACTGCTGGGCAGATACCTCCCGCCCAACGTGGCCTGA
- the alkB gene encoding DNA oxidative demethylase AlkB, which yields MTLDLFDSVGGTEPREEDLGPGARVLRGFALPHDAALLSALQGITDASPFRHMETPGGFRMSVAMTSCGAWGWVTDRTGYRYAEVDPVPERPWPTMPMAFLQLAQSAAARAGFADFVPDSCLVNRYDTGAKMSLHQDKDERDFSAPIVSVSLGLPAVFLFGGEGRADKPLRVRLIHGDVVVWGGPARLRYHGVMPLKPGHHPQLGAHRINLTFRKAR from the coding sequence ATGACGCTGGACCTGTTCGACAGCGTGGGTGGCACCGAGCCCCGTGAAGAGGACCTGGGGCCTGGAGCCCGGGTGCTGCGAGGCTTCGCGCTGCCGCACGACGCGGCGTTGCTGAGCGCGCTTCAGGGCATCACGGACGCGTCGCCCTTTCGCCACATGGAGACGCCGGGTGGCTTCCGCATGTCCGTCGCGATGACGAGCTGTGGGGCGTGGGGCTGGGTGACGGACCGCACGGGCTACCGCTATGCAGAGGTGGACCCGGTGCCGGAGCGGCCTTGGCCCACGATGCCCATGGCGTTCCTTCAGCTCGCGCAGTCCGCCGCCGCACGGGCTGGCTTCGCCGACTTCGTTCCCGATAGCTGTCTGGTCAATCGCTATGACACTGGCGCGAAGATGTCGCTGCACCAGGACAAGGACGAACGTGACTTCTCCGCGCCCATCGTCTCCGTCTCACTGGGACTTCCGGCGGTCTTCCTTTTCGGAGGGGAGGGCAGGGCGGACAAGCCGCTGCGGGTCCGCTTGATTCACGGCGACGTGGTCGTGTGGGGCGGCCCCGCGCGGCTTCGGTATCACGGCGTCATGCCGCTCAAGCCCGGTCATCACCCCCAACTCGGAGCGCATCGCATCAACCTGACGTTCCGGAAGGCGCGCTGA
- the queG gene encoding tRNA epoxyqueuosine(34) reductase QueG — MNVLPTAHLRDLARSVGFDLVGFARAEPIPPDFLMSWVAAGYAADMDWMGERAAERLDVSLLLPGAKTVISFVNNYWRDDAESVDSPIARYARGRDYHSTLRDRMKAFRKALNVMFPGLGTYGSVDSGPLMEKVWAARAGLGYVGKNGCFITEPYGSWVLLATLIVDAEVDDYGNGPAADRCGACRRCLMSCPTGALVGNGRVDARACLSYQTIENREQQVPEAFRLKFDNLIFGCDICQQVCPLNRRPVFAENPRFAPRAVAALGVRELAGLTLEQYEHLIPGTALARARYDGLRRNAVYALGVAKQADAKVLLEKLSGDSSELVRTAAQWALLQLDP, encoded by the coding sequence GTGAACGTGTTGCCCACCGCCCATCTGCGTGACCTCGCCCGCTCGGTGGGCTTCGACCTGGTGGGCTTCGCGCGCGCGGAGCCCATTCCTCCGGACTTCCTGATGTCATGGGTGGCCGCCGGGTACGCGGCCGACATGGACTGGATGGGCGAGCGTGCCGCCGAGCGGCTCGACGTCTCGCTTCTGCTCCCGGGCGCGAAGACGGTCATCTCGTTCGTGAACAACTACTGGCGGGACGACGCGGAGTCGGTGGACTCGCCCATCGCCCGCTACGCCCGTGGCCGGGACTATCACTCCACGCTGCGCGACCGGATGAAGGCCTTCCGCAAGGCCCTCAACGTGATGTTCCCCGGGCTGGGGACCTACGGCAGCGTGGACAGCGGCCCGCTGATGGAGAAGGTCTGGGCGGCTCGCGCGGGGCTGGGCTACGTGGGGAAGAATGGCTGCTTCATCACCGAGCCCTATGGCTCGTGGGTGTTGCTGGCCACGCTCATCGTGGACGCGGAGGTGGATGACTACGGCAACGGGCCCGCGGCGGACCGGTGTGGCGCATGTCGCCGCTGCCTCATGTCCTGTCCCACGGGTGCGTTGGTGGGCAATGGCCGCGTGGATGCGCGCGCGTGTCTGTCCTATCAGACCATCGAGAACCGCGAGCAGCAGGTGCCGGAGGCGTTCCGGCTCAAGTTCGACAACCTGATTTTCGGCTGCGACATCTGCCAGCAGGTGTGCCCGTTGAACCGCCGGCCCGTGTTCGCGGAGAACCCACGCTTCGCGCCGCGCGCGGTGGCTGCGTTGGGCGTGCGTGAACTCGCGGGACTCACACTGGAACAGTATGAGCACCTAATACCTGGCACGGCGCTGGCGCGCGCACGCTACGACGGACTGCGCCGCAACGCCGTGTATGCGTTGGGCGTGGCAAAGCAGGCGGACGCGAAAGTGTTGCTGGAAAAGCTCAGCGGCGATTCGAGCGAATTGGTACGTACCGCCGCGCAATGGGCGCTTCTTCAGCTCGACCCCTGA
- a CDS encoding M48 family metallopeptidase yields the protein MQRILVAALGLTLATGLSTGCSKQRISAEKAVARTLISDEQEEQLGRQVKQELETKENIKYVENAAVVDYVRGISSSILNQASKDRPGVKWKINVIDDPKMVNAFATPGGYLYVYTGLILAADTEAELAGVMAHEAGHVVGRHSARAMVNQMGLQAITQAALGQNPGTVAQIAAQLVSGGTLLAHGRSEEIEADEYGARYASGAGYDPRGLVTFFEKLQQAQGDTPALMKWLSTHPTNKDRIANIQKIISQKNLRGSNNGPGGLPAIKQALGAK from the coding sequence ATGCAGCGCATCCTCGTGGCAGCACTGGGACTCACCTTGGCAACGGGCCTGTCGACGGGCTGCTCCAAGCAGCGCATCTCCGCGGAGAAGGCCGTGGCCCGCACCCTCATCTCCGACGAGCAGGAGGAGCAGCTCGGCCGGCAGGTCAAGCAGGAGCTGGAGACGAAGGAGAACATCAAGTACGTCGAGAACGCCGCCGTCGTCGACTACGTGCGCGGCATCTCTTCCAGCATCCTCAACCAGGCGTCCAAGGACCGGCCGGGGGTGAAGTGGAAGATCAACGTCATCGACGACCCGAAGATGGTCAACGCGTTCGCCACGCCCGGCGGCTACCTGTACGTCTACACCGGCCTCATCCTCGCCGCGGACACCGAGGCGGAGCTGGCCGGCGTCATGGCGCACGAGGCGGGCCACGTGGTGGGCCGTCACTCCGCCCGCGCCATGGTGAACCAGATGGGCCTGCAGGCCATCACCCAGGCCGCGCTGGGGCAGAACCCGGGCACGGTGGCGCAGATCGCCGCGCAGCTCGTGAGCGGCGGCACCCTGCTGGCGCACGGCCGCAGCGAGGAGATTGAAGCCGACGAGTACGGCGCGCGCTACGCCTCTGGCGCTGGCTATGACCCGCGCGGGCTCGTCACCTTCTTCGAGAAGCTCCAGCAGGCGCAGGGCGACACGCCCGCGCTGATGAAGTGGCTGAGCACGCACCCCACCAACAAGGACCGCATCGCGAACATCCAGAAGATCATCTCGCAGAAGAACCTGCGCGGCAGCAACAACGGCCCGGGCGGGCTCCCCGCCATCAAGCAGGCGCTGGGCGCCAAGTAG